The DNA region GCACAGCTACGAGCTAAGCCGTGGAGACCTCGGCAACAGCGGTACGTATTACTACCAGCTGCAATACAGCACCGGGACTAAAGTATCGGTTTCCGGCGGTAAGATTGTGCTTGTGCGATAAAGCAACCGGTTGTTTTGTTTCTATATGCTTGGCAGGGGAGGGGCAATAGCTCCTTCCCTGTTTTTTTGCTGTTCAGGTCATTGCAATCTGCTCAAATTGGCAACCAAAAAATCACCGGCAATTTTATGTTTTCATATTATGTGCGGGCAGTCACAAATATTCTGGAAAAAAACTTTTGTTTCGAAGAGATACCACCTTCGAATGACTGTAACTTTGTAAAAGTCGGTGGAATAAACTAATTATCAAACCAAATGAAAACATTTCCCTTCATCTTTAGTTTGATTCCTTTTATTTTGTTTTCATGCAAAAAAGATGGCATCAAAGACATCTCCGGTAACGTCACAGCCATGGGACAAGTCGGGGTCACTGTCAGCTCTTCCCAACAACCCATTCAGGGTGTTTCAAATTTTAATGCGTCAGTCGTTGCTTTGCAGGATGGTGTATCTACCTATGCAGCTTCGGCAACAGTGAGCAACAACTTGTTGCTGAACTTTTTATCGAATTATCCTGATGTTTTTACCATCAATGGCAACATTGTCACAACCAACAGCATCAGATTGAAGCAAACTTCCGAGGGCGTCAAATGCGAAACGCCTGCATTTCCGGGTGTTGTTGTGAAATACAGCTCCAAGGTTGGAGACAAATACCCTGTGGGTAACACCGGAATAAACAGGCAGGTCGTAAGCAAATCAACAGAAGATGACTATCCCTATGGCTTCATGCTCATTAAAACAATTCAGGTTGAACAACCTATTCCGGCAGCGCACAAACTTTCAGGCGTCACCAAGTTGGTGTATGTGGCTAACCACCGTTTTGGTATTGTAGCCGTGGATGTTTACTTTGACGACGGCAGCAAAGTCACTTTTCCCCTCTATTGGTCTGCCGAGAACTAACGAATCAAGCAAATGAACATCGGGCTCTTACCTTACTGGGTCAGGTTTCCTGCCATCGTTCTGTTTCTGGCAGGGATTGCACTTGCAGTTCTTTCAGGTATTTACTCGATAGACCTGACAATCAATACTTTCGCCCTCTGGTCTTCATTTCTTGAGGAAAAGTTTTTTGCACTGATAAGCAACAACTTTGCAGATGAGCTGACCTTAATCATGATTTATTCAGGTGTGCATTTGCTGATGTTTACTGCCGAACGTAACGAATCGGAAGCAATCGCCAGACTCCGATTGCATTCGTTTATCAAAGCGCTTAAAGTCAATATTTTTCTTCTCGCTTTCGGGCTGCTGTTTATTTACGGAGGTGGATTTATTTACTTCCTGGCGTTTGCTGCCATTTCAGTTCAGCTGATCTATCTCATTGTTTTTCATTGGTTACTCTATTTCCGAAAACCTCAGTAATTTTATTTGCAAGTGTCACCACTTCCCTGGCTGCCAGCACATCGTGCACCCTGAGGATATCGGCGCCCTGCATCAGACCATACAAGTGCAGGGCTGTTGTGCCATTGAGCGCTTCATCGGGTGAGGTGTTCAGTAGCTTGTAAATCATTGATTTACGCGAGATGCCCAAAAGCATCGGATAATCTTTTACGCGAAGTTTAGGCAGCTGGCTGAGCAGCACATAATTGGCATCCAATGTTTTGCCAAAACCAAAGCCGGGATCCAGGATCAGTTGTGAAGCGCCGAGTGCCTCAAAGCGGGCCACTTGCTTGTCAAGAAATTGCTTTACCACCGCGGTAATCTCTTCTGCCTGAAGAGGATGGGCCTGCATATCCGATGGCCTGCCATGAATGTGCATCAACACGTAGGGCGCATTCTTTTCACCAATCAACGCAGGCATCTTCGGGTCGAAACTTCCGCCGGAAATATCATTAATCATGAACGCACCTTCATAAAGAGCAGCCTGGGCGACCCCGGCACGCCAGGTGTCCACTGAAATGAAACAGTGCGGGTAATGCTTGATCACTGCCCGCACGGCCGGAATCAATCGCCGCATCTCCTCGTCTGCACTTAACTCAATTGCCCCCGGCCGGGTCGAAACAGCTCCAATATCCACAATATCAGCTCCTTGATCCAACATTTTGCCCACGTGCTCAATCAGGATGTGCTCGTCCGTTGCCCGCGAAGCCTCATAAAACGAGTCAGGGGTGACATTGACGATGCCCATTACCAGTGGTCTCTGCCTGTGAAGGCTGCGACCTCCATATTCAAAACGATGGATTCGGCGAAATGCAGTATCTTTAACCTCGAAATTGCGCATGACAAAGCAAACTTTTCCGGAACAAAAGTAACCAAATGATGCTCGGAGAACTGAAAGGGGTCGAAACCAACCAGGCGTTTGAACAGGTGATTGGCTGGTGCAGGAATGTTTTCGTGGCAAAAATGGGCGATTACGGGCCTTCGTGGCGTATCCTGCGTCCTGCCTCGCTCACCGACCAGATTTTTATCAAGGCCAACCGGCTGCGCAGCCTGCAAATGAAAACCACCAGCATGGTGGATGAACCTCAGGAAGATGCCTTTGTCGCAATTGCCAACTACAGCGCCATGGCCATCATTCAGCTGCGGCTCGGTCCGGCCGACGCGCCCGACCTGACTGCCACACAGGCACTGCACGCCTACGACGAGGTGATGGATGAAGCCCTCCGGCTGATGACGCGCAAAAACCACGATTACGACGAGGCCTGGCGCAGCATGCGGGTGAGCTCCATCACCGATATCATCCTTATGAAACTACACAGAATCAAACAGATAGAAGACAATCAGGGTAAAACAACGGTAAGCGAAGGCATCGGGTCGAACTATTTCGATATCATCAACTATGCTGTTTTTGCCCTGATTCATCTGGCCGGATCTCCGGCAAACTAACCTTTCAACACCATGTGTTATGAAGCTTAACTACCTGATAATGCATCTCAGCCGCCTGCTTGTCGGGGCTGTCTTTGTATTTTCCGGCTTTGTGAAAGGTGTCGATCCCATGGGCACCGCCTTCAAGCTGCAGGATTATTTTAACGCATACGGCACTACCTGGGCCAACGATCTGGCCTTACCCTTGTCCATTTTGCTGTGTACGCTGGAGTTTTTCATTGGTGCAGCATTGCTTTTCTCCGTTTACATCCGTTTCACCTCCTGGCTGTTGCTGGTTATCATGTCTTTCTTCACCTTGCTGACATTTTATGATGCCCTATACTCCCCGGTGACTGATTGCGGCTGTTTTGGCGATGCCATCAAGCTCACCAATTGGGAGACTTTTTTCAAGAACGTAGTTCTTATGGTTCCCACGCTGGTGGTTTTTGCCCGGAGGAAAAGCTTCAGGCCCATGGTTATGCCACGCGTTCAGGCTGTGCTTGCAACAATATTTGTGGCGGGCTTCGTTTGGTTCTCGCTCTATCAGCACCTCAACGAACCTTTTCTCGACTTTCGGCCGTGGAAGGTAGGTAACCGCATGTTGCCTGATCCTGAGGCAGAAATGAGGGTTTATGTGAAGTATCAGAACAAGGAAACGGGGGAGGTGCGCGAATACCTTTCGCCCAACTTTCCCTGGAATGATCCGGAGTGGCTGGCAGCATGGGAGTTCCTGGATCAACGCACAGAATACGACAGCGATCATGTGGTGCATGGCCTTATGGCCGAAGATGAATCGGGCAACGACTTCACTCAGTATCTGCTCGGCAGCGATGCCATGTTTGTCGTCGTATCCTGGGATGCCTCCAAAGCTTCAAAGCAGGGGTGGAGCCAGGCCTCAGCCCTGATCGAAATGCTCACCGAAGCCAATATGCACGTGGCATTGCTCACCGCTTCACTTCCGGAGGAAATGGAACAGATCCGCAAGGAGTTTTCGCTTGATGCCGACATCTTTTATGCCGATGGCACCACTCTAAAAACAATGATCCGCTCCAATCCGGGCTTGGTGCTCTTTCACAAAGGCTTCGTGGCCGGCAAATGGCACTTTCGCAATTTCCCCGGACCTGATGAACTACCTTCCATCTTAGACCAACTTGACAAATTCAGGTCTTCACAACACTGAAACAGCATGTGGCGATTTCTCCTCCGGCGACTTACATATGGTGCTCTTGTCTTGTGGGGTGTAGCCACTTTGATATTTCTGTTGTTTAATATACTTCCCGGCGATCCTGCCGCCATGATGGTGGGCCAGCGCACCGATCAGGCTACCGTGGAAGCTGTGCGCCGCGATCTCGGACTGCATCTGCCAAAATCGCAGCAATACCTTCTCTTTCTCAACGATCTGTCACCAGTTTCGGTTCATGTGTCTGGTAGCCAATCTTTTGCGTATGATGACCAGCGTTATGGCAAGCCTTTTCTTCAGTTTCAAACCGGAAAGCTGTCCGTTGTGCTAAAAACGCCTTACCTCCGCCAGAGCTATCAGAGCCGCAGACCGGTGGCGGAAGTGATTGCCACAGCATTTCCAAATACTTTGCTACTTGCGGTGGCTTCCATCGTTTTAGCCTCCGTTCTGGGTATTATGCTGGGGGCATGGACCGCGTTGGTCAATAAAAACTGGCTGAATCAGACCGTACTTGTGATCAACACCCTGGGGATGTCGCTGCCCTCGTTTTTTGCTGCCATGCTCATGGCATGGGTGTTTGCGTGGTTGCTTGGCGACTTTACCGGGCTCAATCTGGTCGGAAGTTTGTATGAGCCGGCCGACGATGGAAGCGGCGAGCGATTGGTTCTGAAGAACCTGATTCTGCCCGCAGTAACCCTCGGAATCCGGCCGCTCGCAATCGTTACCGAACTTATGCGCACTTCGCTCACCGAGGTGCTGCAATCCGATTACATTCGCACAGCGAGAGCCAAAGGCCTAAGCGAGTTCCGGATTATTGCCGGGCACGCCATGAAAAACGCGCTCAACCCTGTAATTACGGCCATATCGGGATGGTTTGCCTCTCTGCTGGCCGGAGCAGTTTTCGTAGAATATATCTTCGACTGGAAAGGCCTCGGACTGGTGGTTGTGGATGCACTCGAAAAATACGACCTGCCTGTGCTCATGGGTTCAGTGTTGTTTATTGCCTTGCTTCTCATTATTATTAATATTTTTGTCGATATGCTTTATGCGGTGCTCGATCCCCGTGTCAGGCTGAATTGAACTTAACTTTAACACATAGCATTATGAGCAACAAAATTGTCGCCGGCAACTGGAAGATGAACAAAGGCTTTGAGGAAGCCGAGGAGCTCATCGAAGAGTTGATCAGCCTCTTCGAAAAAGAAGAGGTTGATAATCAAGTAATTATTTGTCCTCCTTTTCCTTACCTCGAAATCGCAACCGATTACGCTCAGGAGGGTTATTTCAAGGTTGGAGCACAAAACATCAGCCCTTTCCCGTGTGGGGCCTACACCGGCGAAGTTTCGGCCGGCATGCTTCGCAGCATGGAAGTGGACTACTGCATCATCGGCCACAGCGAACGCCGCAAATATTTCAACGAGGACGACAAAATGCTTACGGCAAAGGTGAATCAGGCACTCGAAAACAATCTGACTCCGATCTTCTGTGTGGGTGAAGCCTTGCCCGAGCGCGAAGCCGGAAAGCATTTCGAAGTGGTTCGCCGCATGGTACGCCATGGCCTCTTTCACCTCGATACCAGCGAGTTTGCTAAAGTCATCATTGCCTACGAACCAGTCTGGGCCATTGGTACAGGCGTAAATGCCACGCCCGAACAAGCGGCCGAGATGCATGCTTACATCCGTACGCTCATTGCTGAGCGCTATGGCGACGAAATGGCTAAAGAAACAAAAATTCTTTACGGTGGCAGCCTCAACGCCCGCAATGCCGCACAGATCTTCGCACAGCCCGGTGTGGACGGTGGCCTCGTGGGTGGCGCTTCGCTGGTGGCAACCGAGTTTTTCGAAATCTGTAAATCCTAATAACGATGGCCTGGCTCGAGCTGAGCTTTGCCAATACCAACGAAGTTGTGGCCGACCTGCTTGCCGATGCCCTCGGACAGGTCGGCTTCAATAGCTTCAGCCAGAATGAAGATACGCTCCTGGCTTATATCGAAGAAGCATCGTTTTCTAAAGAAGCTTTAGATGAAGTTCTAAAAAGGCCTGTATTCCATGAAGTTGAATGGGTTTCGACTGAAGTCGTGCCCGAAAAAAACTGGAATGAGGTCTGGGAGTCGAACTACGATCCGGTAATTATCAACAGCAGATGCCGGGTGAGGGCACCTTTCCATCAGCCTGATCCCAACTATGAATTCGATCTGCTCATCGAACCCCGTATGTCGTTTGGCACTGCCCACCACGAAACCACGGCCCTGGTGATGCAACTGATGTTTCAATACCCTCCAGCCGGAAAACATCTGCTCGACATGGGCTGTGGCACTGCAATTCTTGCCATCCTGGGCATGAAAATGCATGCCCTGTCTGCCGTGGCAATCGACATTGATGAGTGGGCTTATGCCAATGCACTCGATAATGTAGAGCTCAACCAGGTGAGCTCCGTAAGTGTGGAAATGGGAGATGCCCAAACGATCGGCCACCGCACTTTCGACTATATCCTCGCCAACATCAACCGGAACATATTGTTGGCCGACATCAGGCATTATACCCAGGCATTGCTCTCCGGCGGGTATCTGATTCTCAGTGGGTTTTATACCGAAGACCTCGAAGCCATCAGGCAGGAGGCTGCATCGAGTTGCCTCACCTATGTAGAACACCTCAGCCTCAACAACTGGGTTGCAGCTGTTTTCTACAGGCGTTGATTTGCTATATCAAAGGCCATGAACCGAATCTGCCGGAGTTTGGTGTTGATTATCACGTACTTTGGTGTACTGCCCGTAGCTTTCGCACAGCAGAACCAAAGCCCCGAAGCATTTTTCTCCGGTTTGCAGCAAAGGCTTGCCGAACGACAGTCCCAACCACAGGTGGAAATGATTTCCAGGCAGGTAGCAGCCATTCTTGCCGGAATTGCCGATGGCAAACTCTCCCCGCAGCAGGCCGAACGCCTGCAAAAAGCATCTGCCCGCATGGACGCATTACGGATGCGGCCTTGGCCAAACCAGTCCACCTTGCTGGCAATGGCCTGGTCACACCTTTCGGAAACAAGCCCCATCAAAGGATTGGATGCATGGCTTTATCAGCTTGAGTTGCTTTTGGCTGACCGCGATACCCGTCCGGCCGAACGACTGCTCGATCAGACTGCACAACTTCTCGACCGGCAGCGCCTGGCCGGACGCGGAACCACAAATTGGTATCTGCGTGCCGGACAGGCTTCGTTCGTTTATGATACTACGCTGATTCTGAGGCTTGCCGATGCAACCCTGGCCTGTGCCACCCTGCGCGACAGTCTGAGGATATATCAAACCTCGGGCGAACTGGCTTTTATCCCGCAACAATTTTCAGGAAGGGGAGGTAAGGCCGGATGGGAACGTTTTGGGCTTGCACCCGACGAAGCCTGGGTCGAATTTGAACAATACCGTATCGACATGAACCGCCCACAGGTATCCGCATCGCCTGTGGTCGCATATTTTCCGGGAAGGCTCAACCAGGCCGTACAGGGCAGCTTCGAAGATCAGGTGTACAATGCGCCGGCCAACGAACGCACTCCACACCCGCGGTTCAGGTCGCTGCTCGATGTGCTGGAATTGCCCAACATTTACCCCGGAGTCGATTTTGCCGGAGGCATACTCATGCAGGGTCGTTCGTTGATAGGTATTGGCGGTACTGAGATTCCTGCTAGTCTGATTTTCAGGCAAGGATCCAGAACCATTGCCATTGCGAGGTCGCAGCAATTCGACCTGAGCAGACAGCAAACCAGGTCGCAGCGAACAGCCATAAGCTTTGTTTTCGAAAACGACAGCCTTTTTCACCCCGGGCTTGATTTCAGCTACGACAACAACCGTCGCCGGCTAACTGCACTGCGTACCAACGAAGGACGGGGCAGGGCGCCTTTCACAAGCACTTACCACAAACTCCTCTTATACCCGGAAGCAGCTTATTGGATAATAGATGAAAATCAGGTGCATTTTCGCAGCTTCGACGGTCTCAATACCACAAGCCGGGCCAGCCTGGTGTCGCAA from Bacteroidota bacterium includes:
- the prmA gene encoding 50S ribosomal protein L11 methyltransferase — its product is MAWLELSFANTNEVVADLLADALGQVGFNSFSQNEDTLLAYIEEASFSKEALDEVLKRPVFHEVEWVSTEVVPEKNWNEVWESNYDPVIINSRCRVRAPFHQPDPNYEFDLLIEPRMSFGTAHHETTALVMQLMFQYPPAGKHLLDMGCGTAILAILGMKMHALSAVAIDIDEWAYANALDNVELNQVSSVSVEMGDAQTIGHRTFDYILANINRNILLADIRHYTQALLSGGYLILSGFYTEDLEAIRQEAASSCLTYVEHLSLNNWVAAVFYRR
- a CDS encoding triose-phosphate isomerase, whose translation is MSNKIVAGNWKMNKGFEEAEELIEELISLFEKEEVDNQVIICPPFPYLEIATDYAQEGYFKVGAQNISPFPCGAYTGEVSAGMLRSMEVDYCIIGHSERRKYFNEDDKMLTAKVNQALENNLTPIFCVGEALPEREAGKHFEVVRRMVRHGLFHLDTSEFAKVIIAYEPVWAIGTGVNATPEQAAEMHAYIRTLIAERYGDEMAKETKILYGGSLNARNAAQIFAQPGVDGGLVGGASLVATEFFEICKS
- a CDS encoding DUF1599 domain-containing protein, with the translated sequence MLGELKGVETNQAFEQVIGWCRNVFVAKMGDYGPSWRILRPASLTDQIFIKANRLRSLQMKTTSMVDEPQEDAFVAIANYSAMAIIQLRLGPADAPDLTATQALHAYDEVMDEALRLMTRKNHDYDEAWRSMRVSSITDIILMKLHRIKQIEDNQGKTTVSEGIGSNYFDIINYAVFALIHLAGSPAN
- a CDS encoding DoxX family protein; this encodes MKLNYLIMHLSRLLVGAVFVFSGFVKGVDPMGTAFKLQDYFNAYGTTWANDLALPLSILLCTLEFFIGAALLFSVYIRFTSWLLLVIMSFFTLLTFYDALYSPVTDCGCFGDAIKLTNWETFFKNVVLMVPTLVVFARRKSFRPMVMPRVQAVLATIFVAGFVWFSLYQHLNEPFLDFRPWKVGNRMLPDPEAEMRVYVKYQNKETGEVREYLSPNFPWNDPEWLAAWEFLDQRTEYDSDHVVHGLMAEDESGNDFTQYLLGSDAMFVVVSWDASKASKQGWSQASALIEMLTEANMHVALLTASLPEEMEQIRKEFSLDADIFYADGTTLKTMIRSNPGLVLFHKGFVAGKWHFRNFPGPDELPSILDQLDKFRSSQH
- the folP gene encoding dihydropteroate synthase, producing MRNFEVKDTAFRRIHRFEYGGRSLHRQRPLVMGIVNVTPDSFYEASRATDEHILIEHVGKMLDQGADIVDIGAVSTRPGAIELSADEEMRRLIPAVRAVIKHYPHCFISVDTWRAGVAQAALYEGAFMINDISGGSFDPKMPALIGEKNAPYVLMHIHGRPSDMQAHPLQAEEITAVVKQFLDKQVARFEALGASQLILDPGFGFGKTLDANYVLLSQLPKLRVKDYPMLLGISRKSMIYKLLNTSPDEALNGTTALHLYGLMQGADILRVHDVLAAREVVTLANKITEVFGNRVTNEKQ
- a CDS encoding ABC transporter permease, producing the protein MWRFLLRRLTYGALVLWGVATLIFLLFNILPGDPAAMMVGQRTDQATVEAVRRDLGLHLPKSQQYLLFLNDLSPVSVHVSGSQSFAYDDQRYGKPFLQFQTGKLSVVLKTPYLRQSYQSRRPVAEVIATAFPNTLLLAVASIVLASVLGIMLGAWTALVNKNWLNQTVLVINTLGMSLPSFFAAMLMAWVFAWLLGDFTGLNLVGSLYEPADDGSGERLVLKNLILPAVTLGIRPLAIVTELMRTSLTEVLQSDYIRTARAKGLSEFRIIAGHAMKNALNPVITAISGWFASLLAGAVFVEYIFDWKGLGLVVVDALEKYDLPVLMGSVLFIALLLIIINIFVDMLYAVLDPRVRLN